Proteins found in one Mangifera indica cultivar Alphonso chromosome 15, CATAS_Mindica_2.1, whole genome shotgun sequence genomic segment:
- the LOC123198336 gene encoding 3-ketoacyl-CoA synthase 5-like, producing MSSFKRLHSIALELLRFGVLMLVTFIEAFLIYQQWKFIFHFALLTCFLLLFALQYYLLSKPQAVYLVDFSCFKPPCFCRVPFSTFLENISMIEYFDGESVTFMSKILTSSGQSEETYLPPALHYIPPKTDQQEAIKEVQMVLFPIMDDLLSKTKLSSRDIDILIVNCSGFCPSPSLCSIIINKYSIKSDVMSYNLSGMGCSASALAIDLAQNLLKKHNNSYAIVLSTEILSTGWYSGNEKPKLLINCLFRMGSAAILLTNKKEAKTSSKYKLFCTVRTQRAFDDQAYLSVIREEDSNGKLGVTLNRDLLHVAGETLRANITILGSRILPFTEKLLHGVSIARKKFIHKSGEIYVPNFKNVIQHFCLPASGRPLIREIAKGLKLSDNDMEPALMTLHRFGNQSSSSLWYELAYMEAKERVKKGDKIWQLGMGTGPKCNSVVLECLRPILGEYKKGPWADCIHQYPIVE from the coding sequence ATGTCATCTTTCAAACGCCTACATTCAATTGCACTAGAACTCCTGAGATTTGGAGTTTTGATGCTTGTAACGTTCATTGAAGCTTTTTTAATCTATCAACAGTGGAAATTCATTTTCCATTTCGCTTTGTTaacttgttttcttcttcttttcgcTCTCCAATACTACCTGTTGTCAAAGCCTCAAGCTGTGTACCTGGTAGATTTCTCATGTTTCAAGCCACCTTGCTTCTGCAGAGTGCCATTCTCTACCTTTCTTGAAAACATCTCCATGATCGAATATTTTGACGGTGAAAGTGTCACATTCATGTCTAAAATCCTCACTTCTTCAGGTCAAAGTGAAGAGACTTATCTCCCTCCAGCCTTACACTACATTCCTCCAAAAACCGATCAGCAAGAAGCCATTAAAGAAGTCCAAATGGTTCTCTTCCCTATTATGGACGACCTTCTCTCCAAAACCAAACTTTCTTCTCGTGACATTGACATACTCATTGTAAACTGCAGCGGTTTTTGCCCTTCACCGTCTCTCTGTTCTATCATTATTAACAAATACTCCATAAAGAGCGACGTTATGAGCTATAATCTCTCTGGTATGGGGTGCAGTGCGAGTGCTCTGGCGATTGATTTGGCTCAAAACCTTCTAAAAAAGCACAACAACTCCTACGCCATAGTTCTTAGCACCGAAATACTGTCCACTGGTTGGTATTCAGGTAATGAGAAGCCTAAGTTGCTCATTAATTGCCTCTTCAGGATGGGCAGTGCAGCAATCTTGCttacaaacaaaaaagaagcaaaaacttCATCCAAATACAAACTTTTTTGCACAGTAAGAACCCAAAGAGCTTTCGACGACCAGGCTTATCTGTCAGTTATTCGCGAAGAAGATTCTAATGGAAAACTTGGGGTTACACTCAACAGGGATTTGCTACATGTAGCCGGCGAAACACTAAGAGCGAATATTACTATTCTCGGTTCAAGAATCTTACCTTTTACAGAGAAACTATTGCACGGTGTTTCGATCGCTAGGAAGAAATTTATTCACAAGTCTGGGGAAATTTATGTGCCAAACTTTAAGAATGTGATACAGCATTTTTGCTTGCCGGCTTCAGGGAGGCCATTGATAAGGGAAATTGCTAAAGGATTAAAGCTTAGCGATAATGACATGGAACCTGCTTTGATGACATTGCATAGATTTGGTAAccaatcttcttcttcactgTGGTATGAGCTAGCTTACATGGAGGCTAAAGAGAGAGTGAAGAAAGGTGACAAAATTTGGCAACTCGGGATGGGAACTGGGCCTAAGTGCAATAGCGTTGTTTTGGAGTGTCTGAGGCCCATTCTTGGAGAATACAAGAAGGGCCCATGGGCTGATTGTATCCATCAATATCCAATCGTGGAATGA